From one Pedobacter faecalis genomic stretch:
- a CDS encoding TonB-dependent receptor, translating into MLKGLIVTITTTILCVSLLYGQERDTTVRLHEVHIKGQQNPISSTSISSSLSGKKLEETKGGSLATVLKEVAGVSMLKSGSTVSKPVIHGLHSNRILILNNGIRLEGQQWGSEHAPEIDPLIAERIHVIKGAESVRYGAEAIGGVVLVDPPALPVSNVLQGNADLIGASNGRSGTASGMLSGGLASLPGFGWRLQGTLKRAGNMRTAEYIMGNTGVREYNFSAALGYSAANSMYELYYSRFSTDLGILYAAHASTVADIEGRIAAGRPQQLYDFTYDISAPRQEIGHDLLKVKAHYDLSKTHTLDLTYGFQRNARQEFDFRRGNREALPITDLVLNTHSFDAVLETKSAGSGSRRILGFNGLAQVNTNIPGTLANTFIPNYDSFTGGLFAIQRLVKPGYELEAGLRYDYKRFDAAGFRYTYGGPDGEVEEEYYGGLSQFHNVTGSVGALWKISNSWHLGSNAGLAWRAPTANELFSAGLHHGAGIYEIGDADIQSEQGYKWVTGIRHFSGKLNFNLDLYAQYIRNYIYSRPDGSFRQTVSGTYPIFRYGQTNATFVGADLSGTYQFFPQLSYQLNASLVNARDQSNDSYLPYIPSGRLTQSLRFEPATGRLQEPYIEIGHTFVDRQRRYELGSDFAAPPAAYHLFEASAGSVFKLGAQELGIHLSAENLFNTLYKDYMNRYRYYTHDMGRNITLRIGYKF; encoded by the coding sequence ATGTTAAAAGGGTTAATTGTTACAATTACCACCACTATACTATGCGTTAGCCTGCTGTACGGGCAGGAACGTGATACCACAGTACGCCTGCACGAGGTACACATCAAGGGTCAGCAAAACCCCATCAGCAGTACAAGCATCTCCAGCAGCCTGTCGGGCAAAAAGCTTGAGGAGACGAAGGGGGGCTCGCTCGCCACGGTACTGAAAGAGGTGGCCGGGGTAAGCATGCTTAAAAGCGGCTCTACCGTATCTAAGCCGGTCATACACGGATTGCACAGCAACCGTATTCTTATCCTGAACAACGGCATCAGGCTGGAGGGCCAGCAATGGGGTTCAGAGCATGCACCCGAAATCGACCCGCTGATCGCGGAGCGGATCCATGTGATCAAAGGCGCAGAATCTGTACGCTATGGCGCCGAAGCCATTGGAGGCGTTGTGTTGGTTGACCCTCCTGCATTGCCTGTATCCAATGTCCTGCAGGGTAATGCCGATCTTATCGGCGCTTCCAACGGCCGGTCGGGCACAGCATCAGGTATGCTGTCAGGCGGACTGGCGAGTCTTCCAGGCTTTGGATGGCGGCTTCAGGGCACATTAAAGCGGGCAGGTAACATGCGTACGGCCGAGTACATCATGGGCAATACCGGTGTCAGGGAATATAACTTTTCCGCAGCGCTGGGCTATAGTGCGGCCAACTCCATGTATGAGCTGTATTACAGCCGTTTCAGCACCGACCTCGGCATCCTCTATGCGGCACACGCAAGTACTGTAGCCGATATTGAAGGCCGTATTGCTGCAGGCAGACCACAGCAGCTGTATGATTTCACCTACGATATCTCGGCCCCGCGCCAGGAGATCGGTCACGACCTGTTGAAAGTCAAGGCGCATTATGACCTGAGTAAGACGCATACGCTCGACCTTACTTATGGGTTTCAGCGTAATGCCCGTCAGGAGTTTGATTTTAGACGAGGAAACCGGGAAGCATTGCCAATCACCGATCTGGTGCTGAATACCCATTCCTTTGATGCTGTACTGGAGACAAAATCAGCCGGATCCGGCAGTCGCCGTATCCTTGGCTTCAACGGCCTTGCGCAAGTCAACACCAATATTCCAGGTACCCTCGCCAATACCTTTATTCCGAACTATGACAGCTTTACTGGAGGTTTATTTGCCATACAGCGATTGGTGAAGCCCGGGTATGAGCTGGAGGCCGGGCTGCGGTACGACTACAAGCGTTTTGATGCGGCAGGTTTCAGGTATACGTATGGCGGACCAGACGGTGAGGTGGAGGAAGAGTATTACGGTGGACTGAGCCAGTTTCATAATGTCACCGGATCAGTAGGGGCGCTCTGGAAGATCAGCAACTCCTGGCACCTGGGCAGCAATGCCGGGCTTGCCTGGAGGGCACCAACGGCCAACGAGCTCTTTAGCGCTGGCCTCCACCATGGCGCGGGCATCTATGAGATCGGCGATGCAGATATACAGTCGGAGCAGGGATATAAGTGGGTAACGGGCATCAGGCATTTCAGCGGGAAGCTGAATTTTAATCTCGACCTGTATGCCCAGTACATCCGGAACTATATTTATTCCCGTCCCGATGGCAGTTTCCGTCAGACCGTCAGCGGCACTTATCCTATATTCCGGTACGGTCAAACAAACGCAACTTTTGTGGGCGCCGATCTTTCGGGAACCTACCAGTTTTTTCCACAGCTCAGCTATCAGTTGAACGCTTCCCTGGTGAATGCAAGGGACCAGAGCAATGACAGCTATCTGCCGTATATCCCCTCGGGAAGGTTAACGCAGTCGCTGCGTTTTGAGCCGGCGACCGGCAGGCTGCAGGAGCCTTATATTGAGATCGGACACACCTTTGTGGACCGCCAGAGGCGCTATGAGCTGGGAAGCGACTTTGCTGCTCCGCCTGCTGCTTATCATTTGTTTGAAGCCAGCGCGGGTTCAGTCTTCAAACTGGGAGCGCAGGAATTGGGGATCCATCTGAGCGCGGAGAATCTGTTTAACACGCTTTACAAAGATTACATGAACCGGTATCGTTACTATACCCACGATATGGGTAGGAACATCACACTGAGAATCGGGTATAAATTTTAG